Proteins co-encoded in one Chroicocephalus ridibundus chromosome 6, bChrRid1.1, whole genome shotgun sequence genomic window:
- the R3HCC1L gene encoding coiled-coil domain-containing protein R3HCC1L: MQQEAEGGRTRRRKPDMALYVPKARRERAAQAAGDTLAGHRQEPENHRLVQDTCWGSGEGQRQSPHARTQAGRAVRREIKVDAGPKELRAASARRCRSLGGSCSTMLEHPGASPSVREPCPDPSVAQPCDEQDKTSHDEGLGKLNRGRQMMRTKPDPPSPPSAQPAATEATHEPAQDPAGPAPPASPLLACRTGPSGVLEHLGDSTPDPAGDLSQHPGEGVQQPAGLGNRDTVPPLAWEVAGPKAQEEEREHEGSLLAEQSKSCATGVPEEERWGAMAELARESTLDAPGGASCEAGCSRGGAGDALVLPGESPPGQGIVSLSQLLPGMEESSAGAGHPGGEGDLVPAAEGAGSTSACTDGSAGAESGPLGADEKLASGSWEGAPPERCEPPVPLELLCHGVEGLSPAAWAGEPVGVGEDAGSLQQHQCGQEDEEEEGGLRSGSPKADQASAGTPSQASPGAEESWDALFNDDGDCLDPRLLEELSGGEKRRESRQSPRFDYYGAEPAAPDLSDDELPHVIEIYDFPSDFRTEDLLRVFCSYQKKGFDIKWVDDTHALGIFSSPITARDALSTKHLMVKTRPLSQGTRASKAKARAYADYLQPAKERPETSAALARRLVIGALGVRSNQTPAQRDAERKKLQEARERKRLENKQREDAWEGRD, translated from the exons atgcagcaggaggcagagggcgGCCGGACGCGCCGCAGGAAGCCCGACATGGCCCTCTACGTGCCCAAAGCACGGCGGGAGAGAGCGGCGCAAGCAGCAGGTGACACGCTGGCCGGGCACCGCCAGGAGCCCGAGAACCACCGCCTGGTGCAGGACACTTGCTGGGGCAGTGGTGAGGGGCAGAGGCAAAGCCCCCATGCCAGGACACAGGCGGGCAGAGCGGTGAGAAGGGAAATCAAGGTGGATGCCGGCCCGAAGGAGCTgcgggcagcctctgccaggcgCTGCCGGAGTCTGGGAGGCAGCTGTTCCACCATGCTGGAGCACCCAGGGGCATCACCCAGCGTGCGGGAGCCGTGCCCGGATCCGTCTGTTGCCCAGCCCTGTGATGAGCAGGACAAAACATCCCATGATGAAGGACTCGGGAAGCTCAACCGCGGCAGACAGATGATGAGGACCAAGCCTGACCCTCCATCCCCACCAAGTGCCCAGCCTGCGGCCACGGAGGCTACCCATGAGCCTGCGCAGGACCCTGCTGGCCCAGCGCCCCCTGCTAGCCCACTGCTGGCATGTCGGACAGGGCCGAGCGGTGTGTTGGAGCATTTGGGGGACAGCACCCCGGATCCAGCCGGGgacctctcccagcacccaggAGAGGGTGTCCAGCAGCCGGCAGGGCTGGGCAACCGGGACACTGTGCCCCCGCTGGCATGGGAGGTTGCGGGTCCGAaagcccaggaggaggagagggagcatGAAGGGTCtctcctggcagagcagagcaagagCTGTGCCACTGGGGTGccggaggaggagaggtggggagccATGGCTGAGCTTGCCAGGGAGAGCACCTTGGATGCACCAGGAGGAGCCAGCTGCGAAGCCGGGTGCTCACGGGGTGGCGCGGGCGATGCACTGGTGCTCCCAGGGGAGAGTCCCCCAGGGCAGGGCATCGTCAGCCTGTCCCAGCTCTTGCCAGGCATGGAGGAGAGCAGTGCCGGTGCTGGGCATCCTGGTGGGGAGGGCGACCTGGTGCCTGCAGCGGAGGGAGCGGGCAGCACCTCTGCCTGCACAgatggcagcgctggggctgagAGCGGCCCTCTGGGTGCTGATGAGAAGCTGGCAAGTGGTTCATGGGAGGGGGCACCCCCAGAGAGATGCGAGCCCCCAGTGCCCCTGGAGCTGCTGTGCCATGGCGTGGAGGGGCTCTCGCCAGCGGCCTGGGCCGGGGAGCCGGTGGGGGTAGGGGAGGACGCGGGCTCATTGCAGCAGCACCAGTGCGgccaggaggatgaggaggaagagggaggtcTCCGCAGCGGTTCCCCAAAGGCAGACCAGGCCAGTGCCGGGACCCCCAGCCAGGCCAGCCCCGGCGCCGAGGAGAGCTGGGACGCGCTGTTCAACGACGATGGGGACTGCCTGGACCCACGCCTGCTGGAGGAG ctCTCGGGGGGTGAGAAGCGGCGTGAGAGCCGTCAGTCACCCCGATTCGACTACTACGGGGCCGAGCCTGCTGCACCGGACCTCAGCGATGACGAGCTGCCCCACGTCATTGAGATCTATGATTTCCCTTCGGATTTCCGCACCGAGGACCTGCTGCGCGTCTTCTGCAGCTATCA GAAAAAAGGCTTTGATATTAAGTGGGTGGACGATACGCACGCCCTGGGCATCTTCTCCAGCCCCATAACAG cacGCGATGCCCTCAGCACCAAGCACCTCATGGTGAAGACTCGCCCGCTCTCTCAGGGCACCCGTGCCTCTAAAGCCAAAGCCAGGGCATACGCTG ACTACCTGCAGCCAGCCAAGGAGCGCCCCGAAACATCGGCTGCCCTGGCCAGGCGGCTGGTGATCGGCGCCCTGGGAGTACGCAGCAACCAGACGCCAGCCCAGCGAGATGCTGAGCGGAAGAAGCTGCAAGAAGCCCGGG AGAGGAAACGCCTGGAGAACAAGCAGCGAGAGGATGCCTGGGAGGGCCGGGACTGA